A window from Leptospira meyeri encodes these proteins:
- a CDS encoding GNAT family N-acetyltransferase, whose amino-acid sequence MSVKYPTGNKIYLRGLQLQDVGDRYYSWLNDPEVNQYLETRFLLQSKEVIADFVKSKQGNTNEILWAICEKENNRHIGNIKLGPMNWYHRFADISLFIGEKDCWFKGYSSESISLVVDFAFNTLNLHKVKAGAYSPNLGSIRSFEKNGFSHEGLLKNHFYSNGSYVDGVLLGLSREDYELKR is encoded by the coding sequence ATGAGTGTAAAATACCCAACAGGAAATAAAATTTATCTCAGGGGCCTTCAGTTACAAGATGTTGGAGATCGCTACTATTCCTGGTTAAACGATCCAGAAGTGAATCAATATTTAGAAACAAGGTTTCTTCTGCAATCAAAGGAAGTAATTGCTGATTTTGTAAAATCAAAACAGGGTAACACAAATGAAATTCTTTGGGCAATTTGTGAAAAGGAAAACAATCGACATATTGGAAATATTAAACTAGGGCCAATGAATTGGTATCACCGATTTGCTGATATTAGTTTATTTATCGGTGAAAAGGATTGTTGGTTTAAAGGATATAGTTCTGAATCAATTTCTTTGGTCGTTGATTTTGCCTTTAATACACTAAACTTGCACAAAGTGAAAGCTGGAGCTTATTCTCCTAATCTTGGTTCTATTCGGTCGTTTGAAAAAAACGGATTTAGTCACGAAGGTTTGTTAAAAAATCATTTTTATTCTAATGGAAGTTATGTTGATGGAGTGCTTCTTGGGCTTTCCCGTGAAGATTATGAACTCAAACGTTAA
- a CDS encoding aminotransferase class III-fold pyridoxal phosphate-dependent enzyme, which produces MKVIAIIQARLGSTRLPNKVMKEVNGKPLIEILLSRLSKSKIINQIILATSTKKENDPLQNLVEKLGYTVYRGSEQNVLERYYFAAKEAGADVVIRITGDCPLIDPNVVDEVISEFLKGGIDYCSNINPPTYPDGLDTEVFSFAALERAYLEATLDREREHVTPYIRESDSFKKSNLVFSEDHSAERWTVDEPADFQLISKILNHFHPNLDFGWLDVLKLKTKYPEIFLMNNKIIRNEGQNMGTGQKLWKRAKHIIPGGNMLLSKRSEMFLPDQWPSYYSKAKGCSVWDLDGKEYIDMSIMGIGTNTLGYGHPEVDEAVKKNIENGNMATFNCPEEVYLAEKLIEIHPWADMVRLARTGGEANAIAIRIARAASGKDKIAICGYHGWHDWYLSANLSEDDGLSGHLLPGLDPKGVPKNLTGTVFPFNYNQFQELETLVNHQDIGVIVMEVSRNHGPEDQFLEKVRKLATDRNIVLVFDECTSGFRQNFGGLHKIYGVEPDIAMFGKAIGNGYAITAVIGRREVMESAQSTFISSTFWTERIGPTAALKTLEVMEREKSWEYITNMGNHIRDRWLALAKKYNVNLSVWGMPALSGFTINSKNSLEYKTLITQEMLKKGYLAANSVYVCMEHKQTVVDGYFETIDPIFKLIEECENGRDVVSLLDGPVCHAGFKRLN; this is translated from the coding sequence ATGAAAGTAATTGCTATTATCCAGGCAAGATTGGGATCCACAAGGTTACCGAACAAGGTAATGAAGGAAGTAAATGGAAAGCCATTAATTGAGATTTTATTGTCTCGATTGTCAAAATCAAAAATAATCAATCAGATCATTCTTGCAACTTCAACTAAAAAAGAAAATGACCCTCTTCAGAATTTAGTCGAGAAACTCGGGTATACTGTCTATCGTGGAAGTGAGCAGAATGTGTTAGAACGTTATTACTTTGCCGCAAAGGAAGCTGGGGCAGATGTAGTGATTCGTATCACTGGTGATTGTCCACTCATCGATCCCAACGTTGTGGATGAAGTGATTTCCGAATTTTTGAAAGGCGGTATTGATTATTGTTCAAACATTAATCCTCCTACTTATCCTGATGGACTAGATACAGAAGTTTTTTCTTTTGCAGCTTTGGAAAGAGCATATCTGGAAGCTACATTGGATAGAGAACGTGAACACGTAACTCCATACATTCGTGAATCAGATTCATTTAAAAAATCGAATCTGGTTTTTTCTGAGGATCATTCTGCAGAACGTTGGACTGTTGACGAACCTGCTGACTTCCAATTAATCTCAAAGATATTAAATCATTTTCATCCAAATTTAGATTTTGGTTGGTTAGATGTTTTAAAGCTTAAAACAAAATATCCTGAAATATTTTTAATGAATAACAAAATCATTCGTAATGAGGGGCAGAATATGGGGACGGGACAAAAACTTTGGAAAAGGGCAAAACATATTATTCCTGGTGGAAACATGTTACTTTCGAAACGATCAGAGATGTTTTTACCGGACCAATGGCCATCTTACTATAGTAAGGCGAAAGGTTGCTCTGTTTGGGATTTGGATGGAAAAGAATACATTGACATGTCTATTATGGGCATTGGAACCAATACGTTAGGATATGGCCACCCAGAGGTAGATGAGGCTGTTAAAAAGAATATTGAGAATGGGAATATGGCCACCTTCAATTGTCCTGAAGAAGTATATCTTGCTGAGAAGTTAATTGAGATTCATCCCTGGGCAGATATGGTTCGACTTGCAAGAACTGGTGGAGAAGCAAATGCAATTGCGATCAGAATTGCTCGTGCGGCATCAGGGAAAGACAAAATAGCTATTTGCGGGTATCATGGATGGCATGATTGGTATCTTTCTGCAAATTTATCGGAGGATGATGGATTGTCTGGCCATCTTCTACCAGGTCTTGATCCGAAAGGGGTTCCCAAGAACCTAACAGGTACAGTTTTTCCTTTCAATTACAACCAATTTCAAGAATTAGAAACTCTTGTGAATCACCAAGATATTGGTGTGATTGTGATGGAAGTATCTAGAAATCATGGTCCAGAGGATCAGTTTCTTGAAAAAGTTAGAAAATTAGCAACAGACAGAAACATTGTTTTGGTATTTGATGAGTGTACATCTGGATTTCGGCAAAACTTCGGAGGACTTCACAAAATATACGGAGTTGAACCTGATATTGCGATGTTTGGTAAAGCCATAGGAAATGGATATGCGATTACCGCAGTGATCGGTAGGCGTGAAGTAATGGAGTCAGCTCAATCAACATTTATCAGTAGTACTTTTTGGACGGAACGTATAGGACCAACAGCAGCGTTAAAAACCTTAGAAGTTATGGAAAGAGAAAAGTCTTGGGAGTATATAACGAATATGGGTAACCATATTAGAGACCGATGGTTGGCTTTGGCTAAAAAGTATAATGTTAATCTTTCTGTATGGGGAATGCCAGCCCTTTCTGGATTTACCATCAATAGCAAAAATAGTTTAGAATACAAAACATTGATTACTCAAGAGATGTTAAAAAAGGGATATTTAGCAGCAAATTCCGTTTATGTTTGTATGGAACACAAACAAACAGTTGTAGATGGTTATTTTGAAACCATTGATCCAATTTTTAAGCTGATAGAGGAATGTGAAAATGGACGTGATGTTGTTTCTCTACTTGATGGTCCGGTTTGTCATGCAGGATTTAAACGACTCAATTGA